The Oreochromis aureus strain Israel breed Guangdong linkage group 15, ZZ_aureus, whole genome shotgun sequence genome contains the following window.
CTGCTTGCAAATGTAACTAagataaatgtaaaaagaaaaaatctttagttttagttttcatGTGATCTCGGAATTTTTATTGTCTCTTAGATGTTTCTAACCTTTGTCTAACTATCACACATTTTCTCTGCCGGCAGAAACAGAACCCTTTAGTAAACTTCACAGCGTCACCTTATCAGCGCCACTGATTAAGTCTTTAATCAATCAGGTGTTTTCCGCACGAGACCTCATTAGGGGCTTCATCAAGTTTAATGTTCTCATTCATTAAACACAACAGCCATGATACAACTGAAAAATTTCCTGGAGATATTTTCAGAAAAACCCAAATCACTCAAAAACTGacacaaactaacataaaatgCTCCCACATCTTGTGCAAGGTGGATTCCTTCACTTGATCTTATAATTTTATCTGATATTAACGTATTAATGTAATAAACATTGAATATGAAGGAAAAACGTACAAGTGAAGGAAACTGCAGACATTTGAAATCCTAAACCttatctaaatgcatttagacacAGTCCAGTGATTGAGTACAGAGCCCAGATATTTATGGGGGACTTATGCCTGCAGGGACAGTGAACACATGATGTCCTTAATGTTTGAGTAAATcagcctaaaaaaaaaatcaatgcacTTTCAACCAGCTATCCGCTACAGCTCACAGCTTCCTGCATTGTTTGCGAGCCCTTCACACGTCCACCGCAGCCTCTTTAATGTCTAACACTTTTCGAATTCAGCAAACAGAAGAGCAGAACCCGTTTAAACCCACTGACTGTGCACATTTCCAAAAGATCCAATCCAGGTCTACGTGACTTGATCAAAGAGGGAGAACGGAGCTTCCAGTCATGTTTGTCGAACATGCGTGATGTGAAGCATGCATGACGCTGCATACATACATTTGAAATATAGATATCAGAAActtattttgaatattttttgcgTGCTTCTTCTTTCACATTGCAGTGACTTCatccataaaaaaaacaatgctaATATACAGGCTTATCTTGAGAGGTTATTCCTATGCTAAAATCATCTTCTCCAcagaaagtttatttatttatttatttttaacgaGAAGAATTCAAGCAAACAAACTTGTGTGCAGAAAGAAGAGGGAGACAAGGGGAGCGAAGTTGAAAGGGGGGGGCGGGCAGCTGGCCAGTAAGAGAGGGAGTGGTAAGGTGTGACCTCCCAGAGCAGGTATAAAAGTTTTGACCTGAAGAGACAGAGATTCATCATTCCTCAGTGACCACCGACTTGTCTCCGACTCctatttcttcttctctgggaTCCAGCAGCACACGGAAAAAGGTAAGATAGACATGTTTAATGCGTAATTACGCACCGACACAAGTTACATTTTGAATCCGGCTACAGTGCAGTTTGAAACGCTTTTATTCCCTTGTTTAGAGCCTGTATTATACTTAGTTTCCTTCGTGTTTCTGCAGTATGGAGACCATCAGCCAGACGCTGGAACATGTATTGGTCACAGCTCATCATCAGAACTGTCTGACTGTGGGAGTTTATGAGTCTGCAAAATTCCTGAATGAGTAAGTATTAATGTACAGTAATTCATTTGTACTGTCAGAATAATAGTGATTCTGACGCTATATGTGGTTTATTATTCTCCTGTCCTGCCCGCAGAGATCCGGATGGCGCGGTGCTGTGTGTGCTGGCCCTtgatgaggaggatgaagatgacGCTGCGCTGCAGATTCACTTCAAACTGCTGCAGGCTTTCTGCTACGACAATTACCTCGACATCCTGCGAGTGACGGGAATGCGGCAGCTGGctcagctgctggaggacaccAACACTAGCAACAGAAACGAATCCAGGGACCTGCATTGCATCTTGGTCACTGTAAGTCCAAACGCCTCATTCTGCTCCACTGCGTTTGTCAAACTTTGCCAGTGTGGATTATTTTCTAGATAAACTCTGGTTAACATAAATGTCCAACTACGCTTTGTTTTGCAGAACCCTTCTGAGCAGATTCTGCAGTGCCAGGCTCTTCAGCAGCTCGCCAAGTTCTGCGAGGAGAGCCGCCACAGGTACGAGTGGCTCCCCCACCTTGAGCTGCAGGACCGCTGACCTAAACCAGACCGCTGCAGAGCGGTTCGAATTAATGGAAACTTGCCCAAGTAGAGTAACGGGGTTTTGCTTTATCGGGAGTTTACTTTGATCTGGTTCAGGACGGGAAGATTTGGGCCATGAAGAGGTGTGTGAGACAGCGACATGTGACCTGAGTGCACGAGTGGAAAACTGAGGAACTGCTCGTGAAAGTCGACTAGAAGCCCGCAGAGGCTCCAGGTGTTTTGGTACCTTGTTCATCCAGACCCGTGTCAGATTTAATAGAGCAGCTGAGGACGATTTAGTTTTAAAACGGAATGATTTTGTTAAGCAGTGcatgcaaaataaaatgcactttgtCAACTGAAAGAATGTACTTCAACATTGCTCCTACATGATGTAATGTGGTCAGCTAACACAATTTCACTCGTTCCCctctttttatttgtattttttactaaTAAATCTAAAGTGTTTCATTCACACAATATTGTATAAAAATCATGTTGATGTTGATTAAAcatcatttttgtaatttactgtatgatgTCTAAATCTGATATCTGATGTTGAAATGAAGGCATCATGTTCCGAAcggaaaataaatacattgcTGAACAACACAGTTTCTTTCTGAACGAAAATTAACAGATATCCAATCcgatcgtcttgatgcattctcaatcatccaggaaagtaaatctccaaaagttgaatctgttcatctggacgtagcgttttgtgggagaaacgtttcgtcactcatccaagtgacttcttcagtctcagctgactgcaggtttccccaaaccttataaacagtacatttgcataatgactgaaaccagcccactgaaggaacaatgggctgtgaggtcagttccttaatcataattatgcaattcccatgaccattgatcaacaatcactgaccaaaacccactgatcaaagaacactgatcaatggccatgagtcccattcacagagagttggggaatggctgcaatcacagcattgtaagatggtgacagatgtacccttaggcccctcctcgattcagagatggtctttccttttcacgtaaatggcctccttgactccgcgctcaaaccagcggtcctccctgtccaggatgtgtacatcctcatcgttgaaagagtgtccactggcctgtaggtgtaaatagactgcagagtcctggcctgatgaggttgctcttctgtgttgtgccatccgccgctagaggttgtttggtttcccgatgtataaatcctggcaatcctcctggcacttaacagcgtacactatgttactctgtttgtgtcgggggacccgatccttggggtggaccagtttttggcgcagcgtattttggggtttaaaagccacagagacccggtgtttagaaaaaatgcgtctcaactgttccgatactcctgacacatatgggatcactacaggttttcgcctgggcagcggttgtccttctctcctggatcggctggagctttctttaggtgccttcccagctttgacaaaagtccagctgggataaccacatttactcagggccttcttgatgtgctgttcttctgcctccctggctgctgtgtcagtggggatggtgttcgttctgtgttgtagcgtcctgatgacacccagtttgtgctccagtggatgatgagagtcaaaccttagatactgatccgtatgcgtaggtttacggtacacgtcagcttttagatgtccctcattactgatggaaatctcacagtctaagaaggctaacctgccacttttcatatcctccctggtgaatttgatgtgtcggtccaccgagttaatgtgatccgtgaaatgtagtacgtcctgagatttgattttcacccaggtgtcatccacatatctgaaccaatggcttggtggtgttccagggtaggatagcaacgccctcttttccacttcttccatgtacaaattggccacgatgggtgaaactggggagcccatggcacacccatgtttctgcctgtagaactgacccttgtatgtgaagtaggtggaatgaagacacagttccaaaagcaaacacacttggtcgatgctgagagtggtcctgttgctgaggttggtgtcatcctgtaatctcttacggactacctccaacgcttccgtgactgggatgcaagtgaagagagacctgacctgcagtcagctgagactgaagaagtcacttggatgagtgacgaaacgtttctcccacaaaacgctacgtccagatgaacagattttGGAGATATCCAATCTGATGTTAGCTGTCGGTGTTCTTTCACTTTGAATATTGGTATAAACTGATGTGGATCACTTTATGCCTTTTATTCACTGTAACATTTAACTTTTGGGCGAGGGCACAAAGACTgacagaggaagacagagaggaggatgaagatCGCAAAGTGAGAGCAAAAATAAACGGGCACGAGTGGACCTGTAGTCAAATTCACCAAAAATGATAAAGCTGTAGCTTCTGTTTTATCAACGTTCACTGATGATGATTTAAGGATAAGTAAGCAGTGTGTTGTACTGTTATCAATTATAAATCCCCAACCTACTCTTCTAATTACTATAAGATTACATATTTGTTATTTTCCATGAATACAATCCTAGTTCGGTGAGGATGGAGCGAGGCCACTCATTGATGCCACGGACTACAAATCTATTCTCCACTCATAAAATTGGTGTATATGATGCTCTGTGCTCACACTGCATTATAAAGGGAGGTTTTTGTATGAGTTCAAAAACTTTAATATAAAACAATTCTATTACCAGTTTGCTTCGTGTACAGGTTTATGGAGTGGCAGAGTGATTTCCCAGCGTCTGTAGTGCTTGATGATTGGTGGACTGCCTCATATATGTTAACTGAAATAATGTTGTGTATTTTTCTCATCTGCTTAGCCACAAACAGCTGTTTAACTTCTTTAATGACTGATCCTTTGCCTCAGGTTTGATGACTATATGACTCAAGACTGAATTATTCTTAGACACACTATGTGATCCAACTAATTCGGTTGCTTTTGAATAGACTCCGATGCTCCTTTCTGGCCTTACAAACAATGACAATGACATTCGGGGTATCaccaaaaaaaaaggggggggggggcaaactCTGGGGTGTCATTaagaaatttcaaaacaaaagtgaGCAGAGCAGCACAACTAACGTGTTAAGAAAGTTTAGCTATCACCAGTTGCTGGAGACAGTGAGCCAACGTCAAATGTGACACTATTAAAATAACTCAGTGTAAGCGGGTCATAAATTACAtattgttataattacacaaaatgtgttatGAACCCCAAACTGCTCCTGGTATACATGACCTTTAGGACCTTCAAGCCTGTAGTTATCTTTATTATCATTTAGAGCCGCTCctcatccttttcttcttctttggtgcaacaCTATAACTTTGGGGTACCCGGTTGGCCTCtcccttttcttcagttccCCTGTGAGAGAGGTCGGTGTCATTCCTTTTCCAACACTAATTATATCTGTCTATCTTTATCCACCCTGAAGTTTCTGATTGTGTTTTAGttcattattatcataattACGCCTGTCTAGATGCTGTGAATATGTGGTAGGTGTGGGCCGCATATTAATGGAGCTGTTAATGCTAGCATGAACAGATAAGTCTCGCTAAATAGGACGTTGTAGTGGGTTGAGCTAACCCGTGGATGCGTGATTTTGCAAAGACTTTGCAAAGACACGTGAGAAAGTTGCTAGCTCTAAAAAGATGTGTCGCCCAACGTGGGGCTCGAACCCACGACCCTGAGATTAAGAGTCTCATGCTCTACCGACTGAGCTAGCCGGGCGGTGCACAAGCCGCTAAGACTACGTATTATGAACGTCACAAGACGTCACGTCATCTGTTAAATTAAGAAGACATTTCTAAACTACTTGGGAAAACAGCAGTGTGCCACTTTTCTAAGTGAGGACTCGGCTTCTGTGTGCAGTATGAATTATCTGTGTCTACCGGAGTCAAGACCGCAAGACCATGACTTACCAAGATGGgtttgtaaaaagaaaactttcaTAGTTTTCTGCGGCTGGTGCTGTGTCACTAAATATGCGAAAAATAACCGGAAATAGAGGTCAGGTCAGTAACTGGCTCTAAGAATCGGTGTAAAATGGGATCGGAACATCCTGTCAATGCGTAATTAAGAGTCATTGCAGTCTCTCTGCATCTCttttattttacacacacattctctttttatttatgaAAGAGAATGTGCGTCTATCTGATTGGTCAAAAACTGTTGAGAAGGGACCGTGGTTTAGATTTAGCCCCGGTGAGAGCGATTGTTTCTTTACCTGGTTCACTCCCGCATTCCTGCACAAAGCCTCCCACTAACTCTGAACACACACGAGTCTCAAATCATGTGAATCTATAACTTTTCTACTTATTTATCCTGATGTTCAGTAGTGCAATTACCTATTAAAGTGAACTGAAATTCATTACTGCCCCCATACCATTTGCCAGCACAGGTCTTGTAAACAAACTTTTCTAGTCCTCACAGCGACAAAGGCAAAAACGAGGAAATACGCGTGGAGTCTTCTTCTGATGATTAGCTGCTGCAAAGGTAGCAAACATCAGACGTAGGTGGACCACCTGTGAACTTGGGGCAGAAAAagcagtttaaaacaaaaaaaaacaacaacaaataatcaAACGTGATCTCCAAATGCACAATGTGGGTTTGTTTGCAGCACCTCAAATACCATAATTAGGTTTACAAAGCTAATCGCGTCAGTTCAGAGGATCTAGAATTGAAGAGTGACGAGATGCtcaatttaaaggaaaaaaatgtgaaaaggcTCTGACAGTTTTGTACCAGCAGCCTACTGGAACTTGATCCTGATGTAGACATATGAGTGAACAAAGgtggttctttttctttttccttttcttttttggaattTATCAGATTTGTGGGGTTATAGTTAACGATGTTTCTGTAAAAAATGAATCTCTTCAGGTTTTATTGCAAGTGTCTTTCTTAACATTCTTTTCTGTGATTTTAAactatttgtgtatgtgtggacCTTTTGTGAGTTCCCAGGTTTGCCAACAaacaatatattttttgttgGCTGTAACGTATAGGATACGTTACTCACAGCTGCACACACTCATTTAGTTTCTAAGCATTTTACAACAAGCTGAATGACAAAGATCAGAGATGACCTCCCAATATGTCCTCGCGCAGCATGGGGGAAATGATAAGGAAAACAATGAAAGTAATTATAGCAAACTCATCACTTCAGTGTATTATgcacttaataataataataataaaccgaTTTATGTAGAAGTTCATGAcgttgaaaaacaaacaagcaaaaaacaaacgcAAAATGTGTTCTTACTATTTTTTCCAGCTGGAAGACACTTCTttattaaaagatttatttCCGGTCccacatttattttgaaatgcgGGACCGGAAGCTGTTTAGTCAACACAGGTGTTGCCGcgttttttttaaggtttgtgAAATGGTTGTATCTG
Protein-coding sequences here:
- the LOC116333094 gene encoding growth arrest and DNA damage-inducible protein GADD45 beta-like, encoding METISQTLEHVLVTAHHQNCLTVGVYESAKFLNEDPDGAVLCVLALDEEDEDDAALQIHFKLLQAFCYDNYLDILRVTGMRQLAQLLEDTNTSNRNESRDLHCILVTNPSEQILQCQALQQLAKFCEESRHRYEWLPHLELQDR